The Corynebacterium qintianiae genome has a window encoding:
- the mqo gene encoding malate dehydrogenase (quinone), translating into MSEQGNKRFSDETDVLLIGAGIMSATLGAMLRQLEPNWSQVVYERLDGPAQESSYPLNNAGTGHSALCELNYTPEKNGKIDVSKAMAINEKFQLSRQFWSHQLDHGVLTSPNDFINRVPHISFAQGEEQIDYLRRRYDILSANHMFPEMHFTRDEAEFTEKLPLMADGRDFEAEPVAISWTDTGTDIDYGSLTKQFLKAAEEEGTVVRYGHEVKNIKRNGKFWEVTVRNVHTGDKHVVRARFVFVGAGGYALDLLRKAGVPEVRGYAGFPISGMWLRTTNPELVAQHQAKVYGKAKVGAPPMSVPHLDLRVIDGEQSLLFGPYGGWSPKFLKKGSYLDLFKSIRPDNIPSYLGVAATNVGLVKYLVEEVFKDFDGRLEVLREYFPAADGKDWDTVVAGQRVQVIKPAGAPAFGSLEFGTALVNDQDGTIAGILGASPGASITPAAMLELLERCFGEHMIDWADQLHEMFPTYGTSLKRDAAAYQSQWEHTQKALQLEEN; encoded by the coding sequence ATGTCTGAACAAGGCAATAAGAGGTTTAGCGATGAGACGGATGTCCTGCTCATCGGTGCCGGAATCATGAGTGCGACCCTGGGTGCGATGCTTCGCCAACTCGAACCGAACTGGTCTCAGGTTGTGTACGAGCGCCTTGACGGGCCCGCCCAAGAGTCGTCCTACCCCCTCAACAACGCAGGTACGGGACACTCGGCGCTGTGCGAGCTGAACTACACGCCTGAGAAGAACGGCAAGATCGACGTCTCCAAGGCGATGGCGATCAACGAGAAGTTCCAGCTTTCGCGCCAGTTCTGGTCCCACCAGCTGGACCACGGAGTGCTGACGTCCCCGAACGACTTCATCAACCGCGTTCCCCACATCTCTTTCGCGCAGGGTGAGGAGCAGATCGACTACCTGCGCCGCCGCTACGACATTCTCTCTGCGAACCACATGTTCCCGGAGATGCACTTCACCCGCGACGAGGCCGAGTTCACAGAGAAGCTGCCACTCATGGCTGACGGCCGCGACTTCGAGGCGGAACCGGTCGCCATTTCGTGGACCGACACGGGCACGGACATCGATTACGGCTCTTTGACTAAGCAGTTCCTCAAGGCTGCCGAGGAAGAGGGCACCGTGGTCCGCTACGGTCACGAGGTCAAGAACATTAAGCGCAACGGCAAGTTCTGGGAAGTCACCGTCCGTAACGTCCACACTGGTGACAAGCACGTTGTCCGCGCCCGCTTCGTCTTCGTCGGCGCCGGCGGTTACGCCCTTGACCTGCTGCGCAAGGCCGGCGTGCCCGAAGTTCGCGGTTACGCTGGTTTCCCAATTTCCGGTATGTGGCTACGCACCACCAACCCGGAGCTGGTTGCGCAGCACCAGGCCAAGGTGTACGGCAAGGCCAAGGTGGGAGCCCCGCCGATGTCCGTGCCGCACCTCGACCTGCGCGTTATCGACGGCGAGCAGTCCCTGCTCTTCGGCCCGTACGGCGGCTGGAGCCCGAAGTTCTTGAAGAAGGGTTCCTACCTCGACCTGTTCAAGTCGATCCGCCCGGACAACATCCCGTCTTACCTGGGTGTCGCCGCCACCAACGTCGGTCTGGTCAAGTACTTGGTCGAGGAGGTGTTCAAGGACTTCGACGGCCGCCTCGAGGTGCTGCGCGAGTACTTCCCGGCCGCCGATGGGAAGGACTGGGACACCGTCGTCGCCGGCCAGCGCGTGCAGGTGATCAAGCCCGCGGGTGCCCCGGCATTCGGTTCCCTTGAGTTCGGTACCGCGCTGGTCAATGACCAGGACGGAACAATCGCCGGCATCCTCGGCGCCTCCCCAGGCGCGTCGATCACCCCAGCTGCAATGCTCGAGCTCCTCGAGCGCTGCTTCGGCGAGCACATGATCGACTGGGCTGACCAGCTCCACGAGATGTTCCCGACCTACGGCACCTCCCTCAAGCGCGACGCTGCCGCATACCAGTCCCAGTGGGAGCACACGCAGAAGGCGCTTCAGCTCGAGGAGAACTAG
- the mtr gene encoding mycothione reductase, translated as MAANYTADAHYDLIIIGAGSGNSIPTPDFDNWSIAIIEEGRFGGTCMNVGCIPTKMFVLAADTAFDAANSERLGLYTEFRSANWQAIKERIFTNRIDLIAAGGEEYRRSEASRNVEVYDRHASFIAPKTLKTGQGGEEKVITGDTIIIAAGARPFVPDWAADVPVHTSDDIMRLEHQPESLTIVGGGFIAMEFAHIFNSLGTKVRIVNRSPFLRALDADITAAFNRIADDTYEVHKGRTVVKAEGDDSSATLTLDDGSTVTSEKLLIATGRVPNGDQLNLGAAGVETNGTQVAVDEFGRTSAEGVWALGDISSPFQLKHVANAETRAVRHNILHPDDMVAMPHQNVPFAVFTHPQIATVGLTQQEAVDAGFDVTAKIQNYGDVAYGWGLEDSTGIVKLVADRSTGKLLGAHYMGPQASTLIQQMITVLAHGIDLRTMPRGQYWIHPALPEVTENAILGLDLKFPEV; from the coding sequence ATGGCTGCCAATTACACCGCGGACGCCCACTACGACCTGATTATCATCGGCGCCGGATCGGGCAACTCGATCCCGACCCCCGACTTCGACAACTGGTCCATCGCCATCATCGAGGAAGGCAGGTTCGGCGGCACATGCATGAACGTGGGTTGTATCCCGACGAAGATGTTCGTGCTTGCTGCTGACACCGCGTTCGACGCCGCGAATTCGGAGCGACTGGGACTGTACACCGAGTTCAGGAGCGCGAACTGGCAGGCGATAAAGGAGCGAATCTTCACCAACCGCATCGACCTCATCGCCGCGGGCGGTGAGGAGTATCGCCGCAGCGAAGCCAGCCGCAATGTAGAGGTATACGACCGGCACGCGTCCTTTATCGCCCCGAAGACCCTGAAAACCGGCCAGGGCGGCGAGGAGAAAGTTATCACCGGTGACACCATCATCATCGCCGCCGGTGCCCGCCCTTTCGTGCCCGACTGGGCCGCCGATGTCCCCGTACACACCAGCGACGACATCATGCGTCTCGAGCACCAGCCGGAGAGCCTGACAATCGTCGGCGGCGGCTTCATTGCCATGGAGTTCGCGCACATTTTCAACTCACTGGGCACGAAGGTGCGTATCGTCAACCGCTCTCCCTTCCTGCGCGCTCTCGACGCGGACATCACCGCGGCATTCAACAGGATCGCGGACGACACCTACGAGGTGCACAAGGGGCGGACCGTGGTCAAAGCCGAGGGTGATGACAGCTCGGCCACGCTCACGCTTGACGACGGCTCCACCGTCACGTCTGAGAAGCTCCTCATCGCCACGGGCCGCGTGCCGAATGGTGATCAGCTCAACCTGGGCGCGGCAGGCGTTGAAACGAACGGGACGCAGGTCGCCGTGGACGAGTTCGGCCGCACCTCGGCCGAGGGCGTGTGGGCGCTGGGTGACATTTCCTCGCCGTTCCAGCTCAAGCACGTCGCTAACGCGGAGACCCGCGCGGTCCGCCACAACATCCTCCACCCGGACGACATGGTTGCGATGCCGCACCAGAACGTGCCGTTTGCAGTGTTCACCCACCCACAGATAGCCACGGTGGGACTCACGCAACAGGAAGCGGTCGACGCGGGGTTCGACGTGACAGCGAAGATCCAGAATTACGGCGACGTGGCATACGGATGGGGACTCGAGGATTCCACCGGCATTGTGAAGCTAGTTGCAGACCGCTCAACTGGCAAACTGTTGGGGGCCCATTATATGGGTCCGCAGGCATCCACGCTCATCCAGCAGATGATCACGGTCCTCGCGCACGGTATTGACTTGCGCACGATGCCGCGCGGACAGTATTGGATTCACCCCGCACTACCTGAGGTGACGGAAAACGCGATTCTCGGCCTGGATCTCAAGTTCCCTGAAGTCTAG
- a CDS encoding protein adenylyltransferase SelO family protein, with protein sequence MSAPTLAHTFAEKLPEMAVEARAADFAAPRLVVLNEPLARELGLDPDWLRTDDGVAWLAGAAGGHATAYAGHQFGQFVPLLGDGRALLLGDLGGREIQLKGSGPTPFSRPGSDGFGAIGPMLREYLVCEFMQAVGIPTTRSLAVLDTGERVLRQQGYVPGGIVVRVAASHLRVGSVQYAATQSEDLIAAVVEAAGFATPLRMLSEVMDRQLELVVRWMRIGFVHGVMNTDNTALSGETIDYGPCAFTERFVGSARFSSIDSAGRYAFGNQPNIIAWNLTRLAEALLPLTGEDSAREVLGNIQNRWDYYWEMHFAGVDKQLATATDITTFNRQHSEGPIFIPRNQMLQRAITDAERDGDYNRYFELLNAVTDPFNPEAGPWWMKGSEGDDPFITYCGT encoded by the coding sequence ATGTCAGCCCCTACGCTTGCCCACACGTTCGCCGAGAAACTTCCCGAGATGGCCGTCGAGGCGCGCGCCGCCGACTTCGCCGCGCCGAGGCTGGTCGTGCTCAACGAACCGCTGGCACGCGAGCTCGGCCTCGACCCCGATTGGCTGCGCACCGACGACGGTGTGGCCTGGCTCGCTGGTGCTGCCGGAGGGCACGCCACTGCCTACGCGGGCCACCAGTTCGGCCAGTTCGTGCCTCTGCTGGGCGACGGCCGCGCGCTCCTGCTCGGCGACCTCGGCGGTCGCGAGATCCAGCTGAAGGGCTCCGGACCCACCCCGTTTTCCCGTCCCGGTTCCGACGGGTTCGGCGCGATCGGCCCGATGCTGCGCGAATACCTCGTATGCGAGTTCATGCAAGCTGTCGGCATCCCCACCACCCGCTCCCTGGCCGTGCTCGACACCGGCGAGCGGGTCCTGCGCCAGCAGGGTTACGTCCCCGGCGGGATTGTCGTCCGCGTCGCCGCCTCGCACCTGCGGGTCGGTTCTGTGCAGTACGCGGCCACGCAATCTGAAGATCTGATCGCCGCGGTCGTCGAAGCGGCGGGCTTTGCGACGCCCCTCCGCATGCTCTCGGAGGTCATGGACCGCCAGCTTGAACTGGTGGTGCGGTGGATGCGAATCGGATTCGTCCACGGTGTGATGAACACGGACAACACGGCACTGTCGGGCGAGACGATCGACTACGGCCCGTGCGCGTTCACCGAGCGCTTCGTCGGCAGCGCACGGTTTTCTTCCATCGACTCAGCCGGCCGCTACGCCTTCGGCAACCAGCCCAACATCATCGCCTGGAACCTCACGCGCCTCGCCGAGGCGCTACTGCCGCTGACGGGAGAAGACAGCGCCCGCGAGGTGCTCGGCAACATTCAAAACCGGTGGGATTACTACTGGGAGATGCATTTCGCGGGCGTCGATAAGCAGTTGGCGACCGCCACCGACATCACCACTTTCAACAGGCAGCACAGCGAGGGCCCAATCTTCATCCCTCGCAACCAGATGCTGCAGCGCGCCATCACCGACGCCGAGCGCGACGGCGACTACAACCGCTACTTTGAGCTCCTAAACGCAGTAACCGACCCCTTCAACCCCGAGGCGGGCCCATGGTGGATGAAGGGGTCGGAAGGTGATGATCCGTTCATCACCTACTGCGGAACGTAA
- a CDS encoding alpha/beta hydrolase: MESNPGKFDNLEWSEDLLGAGYESTTLQFGDGQAVLVRALPDEPTGKPALLWVHGMSDYFFQTHVAEHFVQQGFPFYALDLRGCGRARTGDERWHYATDLSQYFPEITLATELLTSRHGSVIPFAHSTGGLIIALWADDVRRNDPAAHAKIAGIILNSPWLDMQYPRLAVAVMRPVVNFLGKRLPSILLPNAGGGTYGESISATAHGEWAFDTTMKPVEGHPKYLGWLRAIFEGHKRIHTGVNTGVPMLTLVSSHSYLSKPYSPAADTADTVLDVAQIRRWAPTLSPDSTVGVIDGARHDVFLSERHAREAAFAAADTWLGDLRTKTEEEN; this comes from the coding sequence ATGGAGAGCAATCCTGGGAAGTTTGACAATCTGGAGTGGTCCGAGGATCTCCTCGGCGCCGGTTACGAATCCACTACCTTGCAGTTCGGTGACGGTCAGGCGGTCCTCGTCCGCGCGCTGCCCGACGAGCCGACCGGCAAACCCGCGCTACTGTGGGTGCACGGCATGTCCGACTACTTCTTCCAGACACACGTTGCCGAGCACTTCGTGCAACAGGGGTTTCCGTTTTATGCCCTCGATCTCCGCGGCTGCGGCCGCGCGCGCACAGGTGACGAACGGTGGCACTACGCCACTGATCTGAGCCAGTATTTCCCGGAGATCACGCTCGCTACCGAGTTGCTCACTTCCCGGCACGGTTCCGTTATCCCGTTCGCTCACTCCACCGGGGGACTCATCATTGCACTTTGGGCCGACGACGTCCGCCGGAATGACCCGGCAGCCCACGCGAAGATTGCCGGGATCATTCTCAACAGCCCCTGGCTGGACATGCAGTACCCGCGTCTCGCGGTGGCGGTCATGCGCCCGGTGGTGAATTTCCTGGGCAAGCGGCTGCCTTCGATCCTGCTGCCGAACGCCGGGGGCGGCACCTACGGCGAGTCAATTTCCGCCACCGCCCACGGCGAGTGGGCCTTCGACACCACCATGAAGCCGGTTGAGGGCCACCCCAAGTATCTGGGCTGGCTGCGAGCAATCTTCGAGGGCCACAAGCGCATCCACACCGGCGTCAACACCGGTGTACCCATGCTCACACTTGTGTCGTCGCATTCATACCTGAGCAAGCCTTACTCCCCCGCCGCCGACACGGCAGACACCGTCCTCGACGTAGCTCAGATCCGGCGCTGGGCGCCTACTCTGAGCCCGGACAGTACCGTGGGGGTCATCGACGGTGCCCGCCACGACGTGTTCCTCTCAGAGCGCCATGCCCGCGAAGCCGCCTTCGCTGCGGCGGATACGTGGCTGGGTGACCTCCGCACGAAAACCGAAGAGGAGAATTGA